From Deinococcus reticulitermitis, the proteins below share one genomic window:
- a CDS encoding PaaI family thioesterase: protein MTLHPDLTLPSAEDFERLTPEELAAQMRPLVGTLGARLGIELTGVGRERVSARMPVEGNRQPAGRLHGGASLALAEELASIGSWMNLDPQRQVAVGVDISATHVRGAGQGFVTGEAVLSYRGRTLMVWQVEIKDERGRVTSLARCTCNVISTGA, encoded by the coding sequence ATGACGCTGCACCCTGACCTCACGCTACCGAGTGCCGAGGACTTCGAGCGCCTGACCCCCGAGGAACTGGCCGCGCAGATGCGCCCGCTGGTGGGGACGCTGGGCGCGCGCCTCGGCATTGAGCTCACGGGAGTGGGCCGGGAGCGCGTCTCGGCCCGCATGCCGGTCGAGGGCAACCGCCAGCCGGCGGGGAGGCTGCACGGCGGCGCGAGCCTGGCGCTGGCCGAGGAACTCGCCAGCATCGGTTCGTGGATGAACCTCGATCCGCAGCGGCAGGTCGCGGTCGGCGTGGACATCAGCGCCACCCACGTGCGCGGCGCGGGGCAAGGCTTCGTGACCGGCGAAGCGGTCCTGAGTTACCGGGGCCGCACCCTGATGGTCTGGCAGGTGGAAATCAAGGACGAGCGCGGGCGCGTCACCAGCCTCGCGCGCTGCACCTGCAACGTGATCAGCACCGGGGCGTAG
- the dnaX gene encoding DNA polymerase III subunit gamma/tau, whose translation MSAIYQRARPVRWEDVVGQDHVKDVLKTALEQGRVGHAYLFSGPRGVGKTTTARLIAMTANCSAPGPKPCGECESCLSVRAGSHPDVLEIDAASNNGVDDVRDLREKVGLAAMRGGKKIYILDEAHMMTKSAFNALLKTLEEPPGHVIFILATTEPEKIIPTILSRCQHYRFRRLTPEEIAGKLAGLAEQEGAQADPEALSLIGRLADGAMRDGESLLERMLAAGSSITRSAVEEALGLPPGERVRAVAGALLIGDVGAALSGAAQLYRDGFAARTVVEGLVAAFGSALHAELGLGEEGRLEGAEVPRLLRLQAALDEQEARFARSADGQSLELALTHALLAADGGGAGGGSAVTAPASSVPADLVQRLGRLEKELAGLRAGPRPESVAPAREATPVRAAVSEALAEVPAPTPAPSAALRGSWADVLGQVSMQVRAFLKPARMHAQPGYVSLTYEQKNAFHAKQIAGKFDELAAVVARVFGPVEFELIAPDGLGRREPPGGGAAGGKGAPLTPPPTPAPAPARAQGPAPTARAEIPDFDPAPRRTRRGPDFEPVTTEPAGAPAAASPAPRAPAPRVASLPARPPGRPGANRPAPPLNPAPDPETRLPRPASPDDVAPAPLPAESAPWEAEHAADPPPAPADAQGGDRTPPPGASRELYLGEVITEEPNWDDFGSPPEEGGTPPLDPLLDDAPFAEYSAPRPAPRPAPAPAQQLAAPTRPGDIRAHPLYDEIKNRFSGRVREIGKNRKVQAAGTEADEESAGEDDAAEGAGA comes from the coding sequence GTGAGCGCCATCTATCAGCGGGCTCGCCCGGTGCGCTGGGAGGATGTGGTCGGCCAGGACCATGTCAAGGACGTGCTGAAAACGGCGCTGGAGCAGGGGCGGGTGGGGCACGCCTACCTGTTCTCCGGGCCGCGCGGGGTGGGCAAGACGACCACCGCCCGCTTGATCGCCATGACCGCCAACTGCTCGGCACCGGGTCCCAAGCCCTGCGGGGAGTGCGAAAGCTGCCTGAGCGTGCGCGCCGGGTCACACCCCGATGTGCTCGAAATCGACGCGGCGAGCAACAACGGCGTGGACGACGTGCGCGACCTGCGCGAGAAAGTCGGGCTTGCGGCGATGCGCGGCGGCAAGAAGATCTACATCCTCGACGAAGCGCACATGATGACCAAATCGGCCTTCAACGCGCTGCTCAAGACGCTTGAAGAACCGCCCGGGCACGTGATTTTTATCCTGGCGACGACCGAGCCCGAAAAGATCATCCCGACCATCCTCTCGCGCTGCCAGCACTACCGCTTCCGGCGCCTGACCCCGGAGGAGATCGCCGGCAAGCTCGCGGGCCTCGCCGAGCAGGAGGGCGCGCAGGCTGACCCGGAGGCCCTGAGCCTGATCGGGCGCCTCGCCGACGGAGCGATGCGCGACGGCGAGAGCCTGCTGGAGCGGATGCTCGCGGCGGGCTCGTCGATCACCCGCTCGGCGGTGGAAGAAGCCCTCGGCCTGCCGCCCGGCGAGCGGGTGCGCGCGGTGGCCGGGGCGCTGCTGATCGGGGACGTGGGAGCGGCGCTGTCCGGGGCCGCGCAGCTCTACCGCGACGGCTTCGCGGCCCGGACGGTGGTCGAAGGGCTGGTGGCCGCCTTCGGAAGTGCGCTGCACGCCGAACTCGGCCTGGGCGAGGAAGGCCGGCTGGAGGGCGCCGAGGTGCCCCGGCTGCTGCGGCTGCAAGCGGCGCTCGACGAGCAGGAGGCCCGCTTCGCCCGCTCAGCCGATGGACAGAGCCTCGAACTCGCGCTCACCCACGCCCTGCTCGCGGCGGACGGCGGCGGGGCCGGGGGAGGCAGCGCGGTCACGGCGCCGGCGTCCAGCGTGCCGGCGGACCTCGTGCAGCGACTGGGCCGGCTGGAAAAAGAGCTCGCTGGCCTGCGGGCCGGTCCGCGCCCCGAGTCTGTGGCTCCCGCGCGGGAAGCGACGCCGGTGCGCGCCGCCGTATCCGAAGCGCTCGCCGAGGTGCCGGCGCCGACGCCTGCTCCCAGCGCCGCCCTGCGCGGAAGCTGGGCCGACGTGCTCGGACAGGTGAGCATGCAGGTGCGCGCGTTTCTCAAGCCGGCGCGGATGCACGCGCAGCCGGGCTACGTCAGCCTGACCTACGAGCAGAAAAACGCCTTCCATGCCAAGCAGATCGCCGGGAAATTCGACGAACTCGCCGCTGTGGTCGCGCGGGTCTTCGGCCCGGTCGAGTTCGAGCTGATCGCCCCCGACGGCCTGGGGCGGCGCGAGCCCCCGGGCGGAGGTGCGGCCGGCGGAAAGGGAGCGCCGCTCACCCCTCCCCCGACACCGGCGCCCGCCCCCGCGCGCGCTCAGGGGCCCGCGCCCACCGCCCGCGCCGAGATTCCCGACTTCGACCCCGCGCCGCGCCGCACGCGCCGGGGACCGGACTTCGAGCCGGTCACGACTGAGCCCGCCGGGGCACCAGCTGCGGCCTCCCCCGCACCCCGCGCCCCGGCGCCCCGCGTTGCCAGCCTGCCGGCGCGTCCCCCGGGGCGCCCCGGCGCGAACCGGCCTGCCCCCCCCCTGAACCCGGCGCCGGACCCCGAAACCCGGCTGCCGCGCCCCGCGAGCCCCGACGACGTGGCCCCGGCGCCGCTGCCCGCGGAGTCGGCGCCCTGGGAAGCCGAGCACGCGGCCGATCCGCCCCCAGCGCCGGCCGACGCCCAGGGCGGGGACCGCACCCCGCCGCCCGGCGCGTCCCGCGAGCTGTACCTGGGTGAGGTCATCACCGAGGAGCCCAACTGGGACGACTTCGGCTCGCCGCCCGAGGAGGGCGGGACGCCGCCGCTCGATCCCCTGCTGGACGATGCGCCGTTTGCCGAGTACAGCGCCCCGCGTCCCGCGCCCCGCCCCGCCCCCGCCCCGGCGCAACAGCTGGCGGCGCCCACCCGGCCCGGCGACATCCGCGCGCATCCCCTTTACGACGAGATCAAGAACCGCTTCTCCGGGCGGGTACGTGAGATCGGCAAAAACCGCAAAGTGCAGGCCGCGGGCACCGAAGCCGACGAGGAAAGCGCGGGCGAAGACGACGCGGCAGAAGGCGCCGGAGCCTGA
- a CDS encoding DUF2231 domain-containing protein, producing MTLTQRVQELEHSVDQDALDALADQLQGTLAELKSKLPEGVVAALHGDSLGHPLHPALVHLPLGGWMVAGLLDFWPGGDPGERAGRERAADLALLFGTLGAVPTVAAGWTDWSNVRRGPARREGLLHGLLAETAFTLCAASLLARKGGRRGLGKALSGAGLGAALAAGALGGNLVYRYGLGVGRTLSTPQG from the coding sequence ATGACCCTGACCCAGCGCGTTCAAGAGCTAGAACACTCCGTCGATCAAGACGCCCTCGACGCCCTTGCCGATCAGCTTCAGGGCACGCTCGCCGAGCTCAAGTCGAAGCTGCCGGAAGGCGTCGTCGCCGCGCTGCACGGCGATTCCCTCGGGCATCCGCTGCACCCGGCACTTGTGCACCTGCCGCTCGGGGGCTGGATGGTGGCGGGGCTGCTCGACTTCTGGCCGGGCGGTGACCCGGGGGAGCGGGCCGGACGGGAGAGGGCCGCTGACCTCGCGCTGCTGTTCGGCACGCTGGGGGCGGTGCCGACCGTCGCGGCGGGGTGGACCGACTGGAGCAATGTCCGGCGCGGACCGGCGCGGCGCGAAGGACTGTTGCATGGATTGCTGGCGGAAACGGCCTTCACGCTGTGCGCCGCTTCGTTGCTGGCGCGCAAGGGGGGCAGGCGGGGGCTGGGCAAGGCGCTCTCGGGCGCGGGCCTCGGCGCGGCGCTGGCGGCGGGAGCGCTCGGGGGCAACCTGGTATACCGGTACGGCCTCGGCGTCGGGCGCACCCTGAGCACGCCGCAGGGCTAG
- a CDS encoding HNH endonuclease, with the protein MNPASGRKEDSLTPGTRPEAPAPSELRVAPDLNAPRVLVLNASFEPLQVTSIKRAITLLQYGVAEALELSRDVVRSPSTVLNVPSVIRLRRYVRRPRVNAVPFNRRNVLRRDHFVCQYCGGHDELTLDHVLPRSRGGRHAWDNVVTACRGCNQRKGNRTPEEAAMPLRTRPHAPTFGVYAHGQFAHWQPEWSGYIGR; encoded by the coding sequence ATGAACCCCGCAAGCGGCAGGAAGGAGGACTCGCTCACCCCTGGCACCCGACCCGAGGCACCGGCCCCCTCGGAACTCCGGGTCGCCCCGGACCTGAACGCTCCGCGCGTGCTCGTGCTCAACGCGTCGTTCGAGCCGCTTCAGGTCACGAGCATCAAGCGCGCGATCACGCTGCTCCAGTACGGGGTGGCCGAGGCGCTCGAACTCAGCCGCGACGTGGTCCGCTCGCCGAGCACCGTCCTGAACGTGCCGAGCGTGATCCGGTTGCGCCGGTACGTCCGGCGCCCGCGTGTGAACGCCGTGCCCTTCAACCGCCGCAACGTCCTGCGGCGCGATCATTTTGTCTGCCAGTACTGCGGCGGCCACGACGAACTGACCCTCGACCACGTGCTGCCGCGCTCACGGGGGGGGCGCCACGCCTGGGACAACGTGGTGACCGCCTGCCGGGGCTGCAACCAGCGCAAGGGCAACCGCACCCCCGAGGAAGCCGCCATGCCGCTGCGGACGCGCCCGCACGCGCCCACCTTCGGCGTCTACGCCCACGGCCAGTTCGCCCACTGGCAGCCCGAGTGGAGCGGGTACATCGGCAGATAA
- a CDS encoding family 10 glycosylhydrolase: protein MLPTRRFSPRTPFRDRALTWGLVLALAPGASAQAPAPLDPPPPPDLVLPGLPLPPLPTPPLPTPTLPGPLLPVPLPTPPSPSEPAPAPVPPVLDIPAPTPPAPTPSAPTPPAPPPAPEVPMLPPTSEPATLPGLSGAPLQPVEEGASALRGLWVDAFGPGLKTRLEVQQTVDDAVKMGVNTLFVQAIRRGDCLCMKSGLPLVSDPGLEKNFDPLAIITRQAHARGLRVIAWASVTGIANAAVPSRAPGHVLKKHGPDSGAGSWLARRPDGSWQEGSDGWLDAGIPEAAEYMTQAVVNLVRNYRVDGVQLDRIRYPDGGAWGYDAKTLARYRAETGAKGTPAPTDPAWQAWKREQITALVRRIALEVKLTRPSAWVSAATITYGAPPAPGDLQAFQKSRTYVDVSQDWPTWVREGLVELNVPMNYKREDLPAQRQWFDGWNAFAQSVRRRGDGQLSALAAGTALYLNSPAQSAEQARRSVAQGLGWVGYSYRTPTLSVYQGKQTAPLALSAVTQALSGVKTAGVLDPGLRWTEAAPSVRGVLGRVNGPVGGAVGSAGRLGGHLVEVWQGGKLVGRARTDGNGYYGFLTLAPGPAEVRVAGQRWAENVPERGVLRFPDLLLRRP from the coding sequence ATGCTCCCGACGCGCCGCTTCTCGCCCCGGACCCCCTTTCGGGACCGCGCCCTGACCTGGGGCCTCGTGCTCGCGCTGGCGCCGGGCGCCTCGGCGCAGGCTCCGGCGCCCCTGGACCCACCCCCGCCCCCGGACCTCGTCCTGCCGGGGCTACCGCTGCCGCCGCTGCCCACGCCTCCCCTGCCCACCCCAACGTTGCCCGGGCCGCTGCTCCCGGTGCCGCTGCCCACGCCCCCCTCCCCCAGCGAACCCGCGCCGGCCCCAGTCCCGCCCGTGCTCGACATTCCCGCGCCCACGCCGCCCGCACCGACACCATCTGCGCCGACGCCACCCGCACCGCCCCCCGCGCCCGAAGTCCCGATGCTGCCTCCCACCTCTGAGCCGGCGACGCTGCCTGGGCTGAGCGGAGCGCCGCTGCAACCCGTGGAAGAGGGTGCCAGCGCACTGCGGGGGCTGTGGGTGGACGCCTTCGGCCCCGGCCTGAAAACCCGGCTGGAGGTGCAGCAGACGGTGGACGACGCGGTGAAGATGGGGGTCAACACCCTCTTCGTGCAGGCGATCCGGCGCGGCGACTGCCTGTGCATGAAAAGCGGACTGCCGCTCGTGAGTGACCCCGGCCTGGAAAAGAACTTCGATCCGCTCGCGATCATCACCCGGCAGGCGCACGCGCGCGGGCTCAGGGTGATTGCCTGGGCGAGCGTGACCGGCATCGCCAACGCCGCCGTGCCGAGCCGCGCGCCGGGGCACGTCCTGAAAAAGCACGGCCCGGACAGCGGCGCGGGGTCCTGGCTCGCCCGCCGCCCCGACGGGAGCTGGCAGGAGGGGAGCGACGGCTGGCTCGACGCCGGCATCCCCGAGGCCGCCGAGTACATGACGCAGGCGGTGGTGAACTTGGTCAGGAACTACCGGGTCGACGGGGTGCAGCTCGACCGCATCCGCTATCCCGACGGCGGCGCCTGGGGCTACGACGCCAAGACCCTGGCCCGCTACCGCGCCGAGACGGGCGCGAAGGGCACCCCAGCCCCCACCGACCCGGCGTGGCAGGCGTGGAAGCGCGAGCAGATCACAGCGCTCGTGCGCCGCATTGCGCTGGAGGTCAAGCTCACGCGGCCCAGCGCCTGGGTGAGTGCGGCCACCATCACTTACGGCGCGCCGCCCGCGCCGGGTGACCTCCAGGCGTTCCAGAAGTCGCGGACCTACGTGGACGTGTCGCAGGACTGGCCCACCTGGGTGCGCGAGGGCCTCGTCGAACTCAACGTGCCGATGAACTACAAGCGCGAGGACCTGCCCGCGCAGCGGCAGTGGTTCGACGGCTGGAACGCCTTTGCCCAGAGCGTGCGCCGCCGGGGCGACGGGCAGCTCAGCGCGCTCGCGGCGGGCACGGCGCTCTACCTCAATTCGCCCGCCCAGAGTGCCGAACAGGCCCGGCGCAGCGTGGCGCAGGGCCTGGGCTGGGTGGGCTACTCCTACCGCACGCCCACCCTGAGCGTGTACCAGGGCAAGCAGACGGCGCCGCTGGCCCTGAGTGCCGTGACCCAGGCCCTGAGTGGCGTCAAGACCGCCGGCGTGCTCGACCCTGGCCTGCGCTGGACCGAAGCCGCCCCGAGCGTGCGCGGGGTGCTCGGGCGGGTGAATGGCCCAGTTGGTGGCGCTGTGGGTAGCGCAGGCCGGCTCGGCGGACACCTGGTCGAGGTGTGGCAGGGCGGCAAACTCGTGGGCCGCGCCCGCACCGACGGCAACGGCTACTACGGCTTCCTGACGCTGGCTCCCGGCCCGGCAGAGGTGCGCGTGGCCGGTCAGCGCTGGGCGGAGAACGTCCCTGAGCGCGGCGTGCTGCGTTTCCCCGACCTGCTGCTGCGCCGGCCCTGA
- a CDS encoding CobW family GTP-binding protein: MTPPESALPAREDRRLPIIVVGGFLGAGKTTLVNHLIRSLPRRLGVIVNEFGEAGVDGSLIENLGEDVTELTAGCLCCSGRDDLLRALVTIGMREHQPDALIVELSGVADPAPVLSTLLERSVRAAFRLSTLVAVVDARHILQTLREHPEAARQLAYANVVVINKTDLADPVRLDHAEATLRGVNPLARVVRVERGQVDAGALVSRADFDPRVLDGAGAAALTAQHTPGLRSFTLRADAPLDPYLWQRFMTSMILARPAEVLRVKGFLSLHGYPQRLLFQAVRDLFTADAWDESDGRSELVLIGRGLDQAEYEHAWADGLIPPTAGG, from the coding sequence ATGACGCCTCCCGAATCTGCCCTGCCCGCCCGCGAAGACCGGCGGCTGCCTATCATTGTGGTCGGTGGGTTTCTGGGGGCCGGCAAGACCACGCTCGTCAACCACCTGATTCGCTCGCTGCCCCGGCGCCTGGGCGTGATCGTCAACGAGTTCGGGGAAGCGGGCGTCGACGGCTCACTGATCGAGAACCTCGGGGAGGACGTGACGGAGCTCACGGCGGGCTGCCTGTGCTGCTCGGGACGCGACGACCTGCTGCGCGCCCTCGTGACGATAGGAATGCGTGAGCACCAGCCTGACGCGCTCATCGTCGAACTCAGTGGTGTGGCCGACCCGGCGCCGGTCCTGAGCACGCTGCTGGAGCGCTCGGTGCGCGCCGCCTTTCGACTGAGCACGCTCGTGGCGGTGGTCGATGCCCGGCACATCCTCCAGACCCTGCGCGAGCACCCGGAGGCCGCGCGGCAGCTTGCCTATGCCAATGTCGTCGTGATCAACAAGACCGACCTCGCCGACCCCGTGCGGCTGGACCACGCCGAGGCCACGCTGCGCGGCGTCAATCCCCTCGCGCGCGTGGTGCGGGTGGAGCGCGGGCAGGTGGACGCCGGGGCGCTCGTCTCGCGCGCCGACTTCGACCCGCGCGTGCTGGACGGCGCCGGAGCCGCCGCACTCACCGCCCAGCACACGCCGGGGCTGCGGAGCTTCACGCTGCGCGCTGATGCCCCGCTCGACCCCTACCTCTGGCAGCGCTTCATGACCTCGATGATCCTCGCGCGCCCCGCCGAGGTACTCCGGGTCAAGGGCTTTCTCTCGCTGCACGGTTACCCGCAGCGCCTGCTGTTTCAGGCAGTGCGTGACCTCTTTACCGCCGACGCCTGGGACGAGTCGGACGGCAGGAGCGAGCTCGTCTTGATCGGGCGCGGGCTCGACCAGGCCGAGTACGAGCACGCCTGGGCCGATGGCCTGATTCCTCCAACCGCCGGGGGCTGA